One window of the Clostridia bacterium genome contains the following:
- a CDS encoding AbrB/MazE/SpoVT family DNA-binding domain-containing protein — protein MRRRNPWQSRVGPKGQVVLPKEVRDALRISSGDRVLFDVEDGKAVLIPVRARTAADLLGILRTSKTFDVREARRDYQEHLVQKLKEGRTDA, from the coding sequence GTGAGGCGACGCAACCCGTGGCAATCCCGCGTTGGTCCCAAAGGTCAAGTCGTCCTGCCGAAGGAAGTGCGTGACGCCCTCCGTATCTCCTCGGGCGATAGGGTCCTCTTTGACGTCGAAGACGGTAAGGCTGTGCTGATCCCCGTGCGCGCCCGGACGGCTGCTGATCTTCTGGGCATCCTTCGTACATCCAAAACCTTCGATGTCCGAGAGGCGCGGCGAGACTACCAGGAACACCTGGTGCAGAAACTCAAGGAAGGTCGGACTGATGCGTGA